In Pseudomonas nunensis, a single window of DNA contains:
- a CDS encoding carbohydrate ABC transporter permease, with protein MTLQQSRRLQSLLLGTLAWAIAILIFFPIFWMVLTSFKTEIDAFATPPQFIFTPTLENYLHINERSDYFSFAWNSVVISFSATALCLLIAVPAAYSMAFYETKRTKGTLLWMLSTKMLPPVGVLMPIYLLAKSFGLLDTRIALIVIYTLINLPIVVWMIYTYFKDIPKDILEAARLDGATLWQEMVRVLLPIAKGGLASTVLLSLILCWNEAFWSLNLTSSKAAPLTALIASYSSPEGLFWAKLSAVSTLACAPILIFGWISQKQLVRGLSFGAVK; from the coding sequence ATGACTCTTCAACAATCCCGCCGTCTGCAAAGCCTGCTGCTCGGCACCCTGGCCTGGGCCATCGCGATCCTGATCTTCTTCCCGATCTTCTGGATGGTGTTGACCAGTTTCAAAACCGAAATCGACGCGTTCGCCACGCCGCCGCAGTTCATCTTCACGCCGACGCTGGAGAACTACCTGCACATCAACGAGCGCAGCGACTACTTCAGCTTCGCCTGGAACTCGGTGGTGATTTCCTTCAGCGCAACCGCTCTGTGCCTGCTGATCGCGGTGCCGGCGGCCTACTCGATGGCGTTCTACGAAACCAAGCGCACCAAAGGCACGCTGCTGTGGATGCTCTCCACCAAAATGTTGCCGCCGGTGGGCGTGCTGATGCCGATCTACCTGCTGGCCAAGAGTTTCGGCCTGCTCGATACGCGTATCGCGCTGATCGTCATCTACACGCTGATCAACCTGCCGATCGTGGTCTGGATGATTTACACCTACTTCAAGGACATCCCGAAAGACATCCTCGAAGCCGCACGCCTCGACGGGGCAACCCTGTGGCAGGAAATGGTCCGGGTGCTGCTGCCGATCGCCAAGGGTGGTCTGGCTTCCACGGTGTTGCTGTCGCTGATCCTGTGCTGGAACGAAGCGTTCTGGTCCTTGAACCTGACCTCGTCCAAAGCCGCGCCGCTGACCGCATTGATCGCCTCCTACTCAAGCCCCGAAGGTTTGTTCTGGGCCAAGTTGTCGGCCGTATCGACCCTGGCGTGTGCGCCGATCCTGATCTTCGGCTGGATCAGCCAGAAACAACTGGTTCGCGGCCTGT
- a CDS encoding glycosyltransferase — translation MSQPTTKVLVIGYVWPEPRSSAASGHVMQILETFLQEGWDITFSSPAGVGEHKADLAALGIRECAIELNNSSFDAFISELAPDIVLFDQFMMEEQFGWRVEKHCPDALRVLETSDLQSLRHARHQRLKDRLKASSDENDFSDLFAPALREEFELMAGTDLAKREIAALYRCDLSLMISPVEIELLVDQFKLPRDLLHWCPLMPDMPTTAHTAFEDRAHFLSIGNFRHAPNWDAVLWMKNSVWPLIRQQLPGAQLHLYGAYTPPKATALHNPAQGFHIMNWAEDALQVMSAARICLAPLRFGAGIKGKIVDAMLCGTPTVTTPIGAEGMSDGLPWPGVIAESAEALAAAAVALYQDKTLWTEAQEHGDQLLAAQYRQSQHGPALIERLQACRRDLAERRRDNFTGAMLRHHAHKSTQYMAQWIEAKNRHIESSVSDSRG, via the coding sequence ATGAGTCAGCCCACAACCAAAGTCCTGGTCATTGGTTACGTCTGGCCCGAACCCCGCTCTTCGGCGGCCAGTGGGCATGTGATGCAGATTCTCGAGACATTTTTGCAGGAAGGTTGGGACATCACGTTCAGCAGCCCGGCGGGTGTCGGCGAGCATAAGGCCGACCTCGCCGCGCTGGGTATCCGGGAATGTGCGATCGAGCTGAATAACAGCAGTTTCGACGCCTTTATCAGCGAATTAGCCCCGGATATCGTGCTGTTCGACCAGTTCATGATGGAAGAACAGTTCGGCTGGCGCGTGGAGAAACACTGCCCCGACGCGTTGCGCGTGCTGGAGACGTCCGACCTGCAAAGCCTGCGGCACGCCAGGCACCAGCGGCTCAAGGACCGTTTGAAGGCCAGCAGCGACGAAAACGACTTCAGCGATCTGTTTGCTCCGGCGTTGCGCGAGGAATTCGAGTTGATGGCCGGCACGGACCTCGCCAAACGCGAGATTGCCGCGCTGTATCGCTGCGACCTGAGCCTGATGATTTCACCGGTGGAAATCGAGTTGCTGGTCGACCAGTTCAAGTTGCCACGGGACTTGCTGCACTGGTGTCCGTTAATGCCCGACATGCCGACAACGGCCCACACGGCGTTTGAAGATCGTGCGCATTTTCTCAGCATCGGCAACTTCCGCCACGCGCCGAACTGGGACGCGGTGCTCTGGATGAAAAACTCGGTGTGGCCGTTGATCCGTCAACAATTGCCCGGCGCGCAACTGCATCTTTACGGCGCCTACACCCCGCCCAAGGCCACGGCCCTGCACAATCCGGCGCAGGGCTTCCACATCATGAACTGGGCGGAGGATGCGTTGCAGGTGATGTCAGCCGCGCGAATCTGCCTGGCGCCGCTGCGGTTTGGCGCAGGAATCAAGGGCAAAATCGTCGACGCCATGCTCTGTGGCACGCCCACCGTAACCACGCCGATTGGCGCTGAGGGCATGAGCGACGGGCTGCCGTGGCCGGGTGTTATTGCAGAGTCAGCCGAAGCGCTTGCCGCTGCGGCTGTTGCGCTGTATCAGGACAAGACGTTGTGGACCGAAGCTCAGGAGCATGGCGACCAATTGCTGGCGGCCCAGTACCGCCAATCGCAACACGGCCCGGCGCTGATTGAGCGCTTGCAAGCCTGTCGTCGTGACTTGGCCGAACGGCGTCGCGACAACTTCACTGGCGCCATGCTTCGCCATCATGCGCACAAAAGCACGCAGTACATGGCGCAGTGGATCGAGGCGAAAAATCGCCACATCGAGTCATCCGTTTCGGATTCTCGTGGGTGA
- a CDS encoding response regulator, which yields MSSNASIILVVEDDAIVRMLIVDVLEELEFKVLEADGSEQALEFLNDEDQYIDLMMTDVGLPVMDGRELATQARMLRPELPILFASGYAESIDVPAGMQVIGKPFSIDQLRDKVKGMLA from the coding sequence ATGTCCTCCAACGCGTCCATCATTCTTGTCGTCGAAGACGATGCCATCGTGCGCATGCTGATCGTCGATGTGCTGGAGGAACTTGAATTCAAGGTTCTCGAAGCAGATGGCAGCGAGCAAGCCCTGGAGTTTCTCAATGACGAAGACCAGTACATCGACCTGATGATGACCGACGTCGGCCTGCCAGTGATGGATGGACGTGAACTGGCCACCCAGGCGCGGATGCTGCGCCCCGAACTGCCAATCCTGTTTGCCAGCGGGTATGCCGAAAGCATCGACGTGCCGGCGGGCATGCAGGTGATTGGCAAACCGTTTTCGATTGACCAGTTGCGGGACAAGGTAAAGGGCATGCTGGCTTGA
- a CDS encoding AraC family transcriptional regulator: MSRSARITDPSYELMDDHNGLSIIYRQHGFPCPLVRWHFHKEYELHLIVASSGKVFIGDYIGNFYPETLFLTGPNLPHNWISQVAEDEVVPKRDMLVNFTDELFDSGHLVFAELKTLTPLLERAKYGIEFRCKRTIRQAMTLMQRIADTKGVTRLGHFFILLELLAASDDFQLLSGATTGQLADEHNVDRTNRAVDYIFAHYARELPLEEVAEHLGMKPTYFSRVFKQATGRCFIEFVNRLRISKSCELLADGDKPVTDVCFESGFNNISNFNRRFQQLKGMTPSHYRRLAVQRLTEQNLG, from the coding sequence ATGAGCCGATCAGCCAGAATTACCGATCCTTCCTACGAGTTGATGGACGATCACAACGGATTGTCCATCATCTATCGCCAGCATGGTTTTCCCTGCCCGCTGGTGCGCTGGCATTTCCACAAGGAATACGAACTGCACCTGATCGTGGCCAGTTCCGGCAAGGTGTTCATCGGCGATTACATCGGCAACTTCTATCCGGAAACCCTGTTCCTGACCGGCCCCAACCTGCCGCACAACTGGATCAGCCAGGTGGCCGAAGATGAAGTGGTGCCCAAGCGCGACATGCTGGTCAACTTCACTGACGAGTTGTTCGACAGCGGCCATCTGGTGTTTGCCGAACTCAAGACCCTGACACCGCTACTGGAACGTGCGAAGTACGGCATCGAGTTCCGCTGCAAGCGCACGATCCGCCAGGCCATGACCCTGATGCAGCGTATTGCCGACACCAAAGGCGTGACCCGGCTCGGGCATTTCTTCATTTTGCTGGAGTTGCTTGCGGCGTCCGACGATTTCCAGTTGCTGTCCGGTGCGACGACGGGGCAACTGGCGGATGAGCACAACGTTGACCGCACCAACCGGGCGGTGGACTATATTTTTGCTCACTACGCCCGGGAGCTGCCGCTGGAAGAAGTCGCCGAGCATCTGGGCATGAAGCCGACGTATTTCAGCCGGGTATTCAAGCAGGCCACCGGGCGCTGTTTCATCGAGTTCGTCAATCGCCTGCGGATCAGCAAATCCTGCGAACTGCTGGCCGATGGCGACAAACCGGTTACCGATGTGTGTTTCGAGTCGGGCTTCAACAATATTTCCAATTTCAACCGGCGCTTTCAGCAACTCAAGGGCATGACTCCTTCGCATTACCGGCGGCTGGCGGTACAGCGGTTGACCGAGCAAAACCTCGGTTAA
- a CDS encoding carbohydrate ABC transporter permease produces the protein MDIPQPVRKSRLSNPGWFLVSPSVAMLLLWMIVPLGMTLYFSVIRYNLLNPGENEFVGLENFTYFLTDSGFLPGATNTLLLVGSVLLISVVFGVLISALLEASEFLGRGIVRVMLISPFFIMPTVGALIWKNLIFHPVSGILAYVWKLFGAQPVDWLAHYPLLSIIIIVSWQWLPFAILILMTAMQSLDQEQKEAARLDGAGPVAIFWHLTLPHLARPIAVVVMIETIFLLSVFAEIFTTTNGGPGYASTNLAYLIYNQALVQFDVGMASAGGLIAVVIANVAAIVLVRMIGKNLTDKA, from the coding sequence ATGGACATTCCCCAACCGGTGCGTAAAAGCCGGTTGTCCAACCCCGGCTGGTTTCTGGTCAGTCCTTCGGTAGCGATGTTGCTGCTCTGGATGATCGTGCCGCTGGGCATGACCCTGTACTTCTCGGTAATTCGCTACAACCTGCTCAACCCCGGCGAGAACGAGTTCGTGGGGCTGGAGAACTTCACCTATTTCCTGACCGACTCGGGCTTCCTGCCGGGCGCCACCAACACCCTGTTACTGGTGGGCAGCGTGCTGCTGATCAGCGTGGTGTTCGGCGTGTTGATCAGTGCGTTGCTGGAGGCCAGTGAGTTTCTTGGTCGCGGCATCGTGCGGGTCATGCTGATCTCGCCGTTCTTCATCATGCCCACCGTCGGTGCGCTGATCTGGAAGAACCTGATTTTCCATCCGGTGTCGGGGATTCTCGCCTACGTCTGGAAACTGTTCGGCGCGCAGCCGGTGGACTGGCTCGCACACTACCCGCTGCTGTCGATCATCATCATTGTGTCCTGGCAATGGCTGCCCTTCGCGATCCTGATCCTGATGACCGCCATGCAGTCCCTAGACCAGGAACAGAAAGAAGCCGCGCGCCTCGACGGTGCCGGCCCGGTCGCGATCTTCTGGCACCTGACCCTGCCGCACCTGGCACGGCCGATTGCAGTGGTAGTGATGATCGAAACGATCTTCCTGCTCTCGGTGTTCGCCGAAATCTTCACCACCACCAACGGTGGCCCCGGCTACGCGTCGACCAACCTCGCCTACCTGATCTACAACCAGGCGCTGGTGCAGTTCGATGTCGGCATGGCGTCCGCCGGCGGTTTGATCGCGGTGGTGATTGCCAACGTCGCGGCCATCGTGCTGGTGCGCATGATCGGCAAAAACCTGACAGACAAAGCCTGA
- a CDS encoding ABC transporter substrate-binding protein, whose protein sequence is MQPSVKALLALTCMTLSSVSLGAQTLTIATVNNSDMIRMQKLSKTFETEHPDIKLNWVVLEENVLRQRLTTDIATQGGQFDVLTIGMYEAALWGGKGWLEPMKDLPASYALDDVFPSVREGLSVKGSLYALPFYAESSITYYRTDLFKDAGLTMPEHPTWTQISEFASKLTNKDKEQYGICLRGKAGWGENMALITTVANSFGARWFDEKWQPEFNGPEWKNALNFYVKTMKDSGPPGASSNGFNENLALFNSGKCAIWVDASVAGSFVTDKTQSKVSEHVGFTYAPHETTDKGSAWLYSWALAIPTSSKAKDAAKTFSAWATSKEYGALVAEKDGIANVPPGTRASTYSDAYMKAAPFAKVTLESLKAADPSKPSIKPVPYIGIQLVTIPEFQGIGTQVGKSFSAALIGQTTVDQALAAAQQTTEREMKRAGYPK, encoded by the coding sequence ATGCAACCTTCTGTAAAAGCTCTGCTTGCCCTCACCTGCATGACCCTCAGCAGCGTCAGCCTCGGCGCTCAGACCCTGACCATCGCCACCGTCAACAACAGCGACATGATCCGCATGCAAAAGCTCTCGAAAACGTTCGAGACCGAGCATCCGGACATCAAGCTCAATTGGGTGGTGCTCGAAGAAAACGTCCTGCGCCAACGACTGACCACCGACATTGCCACTCAGGGCGGACAATTCGATGTGCTGACCATCGGCATGTACGAAGCTGCACTTTGGGGCGGTAAAGGCTGGCTGGAACCGATGAAGGATTTGCCGGCCAGTTACGCCCTCGACGACGTGTTTCCATCGGTGCGTGAAGGTCTGTCGGTCAAGGGTTCGTTGTATGCCCTGCCGTTCTACGCCGAAAGCTCGATTACCTATTACCGCACCGACCTGTTCAAGGACGCCGGGCTGACCATGCCTGAGCATCCGACCTGGACCCAGATCAGCGAATTCGCCAGCAAACTCACCAACAAAGATAAAGAGCAGTACGGCATCTGCCTGCGCGGCAAGGCCGGTTGGGGCGAGAACATGGCACTGATCACCACTGTCGCCAACTCCTTCGGCGCACGCTGGTTCGATGAGAAGTGGCAACCGGAATTCAACGGTCCAGAGTGGAAAAACGCCCTGAACTTCTACGTCAAGACCATGAAGGATTCAGGCCCGCCGGGCGCCTCCAGCAACGGTTTCAACGAAAACCTGGCGCTGTTCAACAGCGGCAAATGCGCGATCTGGGTCGATGCCAGCGTCGCCGGTTCGTTTGTGACCGACAAGACTCAAAGCAAGGTCAGCGAGCACGTAGGCTTCACTTACGCACCGCACGAAACAACCGACAAGGGCTCGGCCTGGTTGTACTCCTGGGCACTCGCAATTCCGACCAGTTCCAAAGCGAAGGACGCAGCAAAAACCTTCAGCGCCTGGGCCACTTCCAAGGAATACGGCGCACTGGTTGCCGAGAAAGACGGCATCGCCAACGTACCGCCTGGTACCCGAGCTTCGACCTACAGCGACGCGTACATGAAAGCCGCGCCGTTCGCCAAAGTGACCCTCGAGTCGCTGAAAGCTGCCGACCCGAGCAAGCCGAGCATCAAGCCTGTGCCTTACATCGGCATCCAGTTGGTGACCATTCCTGAATTCCAGGGCATCGGTACGCAGGTTGGCAAGTCGTTCTCGGCAGCGCTGATCGGCCAGACCACGGTCGATCAGGCCCTTGCCGCCGCCCAGCAAACCACCGAACGTGAGATGAAGCGCGCCGGTTATCCCAAGTAA
- a CDS encoding phospholipase, whose translation MPNTPTSNVDKQRWMSKVPDIDRLKLTDLIWPGTHNSGMDKKARNYEVILGNWTTCQNDSFAWQLANGARAFDLRLGYRAGSPHGTFYFHHNGYQSLRVLGELIDAVNDFLDRNPDEFIILDFHQLRDGNRHFDFAQFNDVLTQRLGARAISPEDEDKTLGELKAASSKKRLIMAASGSVELDIDVFWIRVPHHWSGTRLTDISDLRSHIVRTLEAPRRDDYFWSLTATSYSFLGGPVDIKQHINEWFHSSLDWVTRCSIISTDFFDESEIVGYCWVANSMKAAPRVS comes from the coding sequence ATGCCCAACACCCCCACTTCCAATGTCGACAAGCAACGCTGGATGAGTAAAGTCCCCGACATTGACCGTTTGAAACTCACCGACCTTATCTGGCCCGGCACGCACAACTCGGGCATGGACAAGAAAGCCCGCAATTATGAGGTGATCCTGGGCAACTGGACCACCTGCCAGAACGATTCGTTTGCCTGGCAACTGGCCAACGGGGCCCGCGCCTTCGATCTGCGCCTGGGTTACCGCGCGGGCTCCCCCCACGGTACGTTCTACTTCCATCACAACGGCTACCAATCCCTGCGGGTGCTGGGTGAACTGATCGACGCGGTGAATGATTTCCTGGATCGCAACCCGGATGAATTCATCATTCTCGACTTTCATCAGTTGCGCGACGGTAACCGGCACTTCGATTTTGCGCAGTTCAACGATGTGCTGACGCAACGCCTCGGGGCGCGAGCCATCTCCCCCGAAGACGAAGACAAGACCCTGGGCGAACTCAAGGCTGCCAGCAGTAAAAAACGCCTGATCATGGCAGCCAGTGGTTCCGTGGAGCTGGACATTGACGTGTTCTGGATACGCGTTCCCCATCACTGGAGTGGCACGCGACTGACTGACATCAGCGATCTGCGCTCGCATATCGTTCGAACCCTGGAAGCGCCCCGCCGCGACGATTACTTCTGGTCACTGACCGCCACCAGCTACTCATTCCTCGGTGGGCCGGTGGACATCAAGCAGCACATCAATGAATGGTTTCATTCGTCGCTGGACTGGGTGACCCGCTGCAGCATCATCAGCACCGACTTTTTCGATGAGTCCGAGATCGTCGGTTACTGCTGGGTTGCCAACAGCATGAAGGCAGCACCCAGGGTGTCTTGA